A section of the Saccopteryx leptura isolate mSacLep1 chromosome 4, mSacLep1_pri_phased_curated, whole genome shotgun sequence genome encodes:
- the TBC1D24 gene encoding TBC1 domain family member 24 isoform X2, giving the protein MYSEGYNCFVDRDKMDTAIRDLGPKELSCTDLQELKQLARQGYWAQSHSLRGRVYQRLIRDIPCRTVTPDASVYSDIVGKIVGKHSNSSLPLPEFVDNTQVPSYCLNTRGEDAVRKILLCIANQFPDISFCPALPAVVALLLHYSIDEAECFEKACRILACNDPSKKLIDQSFLAFESSCMTFGDLVNKYCQAAHKLMVAVSEDVLQVYSDWQRWLFGELPLNYFARVFDVFLVEGYKVLYRVALAILKFFHKVRAGQPLESDNVKQDIRTFVKDIANTVSPEKLLEKAFAIRLFSRKEIQLLHMANEKALKQKGITVKQKRQFVHLAVHAENFYSDIVSVKEMRDIWSWIPERFALCQPLLLFSSLQHGYSLTRFYLQCEGHEPTLLLIKTTQKEVCGAYLSTDWRERNKFGGKLGFFGTGECFVFRLQPEVQRYEWVVIKHPELTKPMSVGTTATPSMRCPSMSLPSSSSSSFDPADRLSPFLATRHFNLPSKTESMFMAGGNDCLIIGGGSGQALYIDGDLNRGRTGHCDTFNNQPLCSENFLIAAVEAWGFQDPDIQ; this is encoded by the exons ATGTACTCCGAGGGGTACAACTGCTTTGTGGACAGAGATAAGATGGACACTGCTATCCGGGACCTGGGACCCAAGGAACTGAGCTGCACTGACCTGCAAGAGCTAAAGCAGCTGGCGCGCCAGGGTTACTGGGCCCAAAGCCACTCTCTGCGGGGGAGGGTGTACCAGCGCCTGATCCGGGACATCCCCTGCCGCACGGTCACACCTGATGCCAGTGTGTACAGTGACATCGTGGGCAAGATCGTGGGCAAGCACAGCAACAGCAGCCTGCCCTTACCTGAGTTTGTGGACAACACACAGGTGCCCAGCTACTGCCTGAACACACGGGGTGAGGATGCTGTTCGAAAGATTCTGCTGTGCATCGCCAACCAATTCCCTGACATCTccttctgccctgccctgcccgcggTCGTGGCCCTGCTGCTGCACTACAGCATCGATGAGGCCGAGTGCTTCGAGAAGGCCTGCCGTATCCTGGCCTGCAACGACCCCAGCAAAAAGCTGATCGATCAGAGCTTTCTGGCCTTTGAGTCTTCCTGCATGACATTTGGGGACCTGGTAAACAAGTACTGCCAGGCAGCCCACAAGCTGATGGTGGCTGTGTCAGAGGATGTCCTACAGGTCTACTCGGACTGGCAGCGCTGGCTATTTGGAGAGCTGCCCCTCAACTATTTCGCTCGCGTCTTTGATGTCTTCCTGGTGGAAGGTTATAAGGTGTTGTACCGTGTTGCACTAGCCATCCTCAAGTTCTTCCACAAGGTGAGAGCTGGGCAGCCGCTCGAATCGGACAATGTGAAGCAGGACATTCGTACCTTCGTCAAGGACATCGCCAATACCGTGTCACCCGAGAAGCTGTTGGAGAAGGCATTCGCCATCCGCCTCTTCTCTCGGAAGGAGATCCAGCTCCTGCATATGGCCAACGAGAAGGCTCTGAAGCAGAAGGGCATCACCGTCAAACAGAAAAG GCAGTTTGTGCACCTGGCTGTCCATGCAGAGAACTTCTACTCGGATATTGTCAGTGTGAAAGAGATGAGAGACATCTGGTCATGGATCCCTGAGCGATTTGCCCTCTGTCAGCCCCTCCTGCTCTTCTCCTCACTGCAGCAtgggtacagcctgaccag GTTCTATCTCCAGTGTGAAGGACATGAGCCCACCCTCCTGCTCATTAAGACCACACAAAAGGAG GTTTGTGGAGCTTACCTGTCAACAgactggagagagagaaataagtttGGAGGCAAACTGGGCTTCTTTGGGACCGGAGAGTGCTTTGTGTTTAGG TTGCAGCCGGAGGTCCAGCGCTATGAGTGGGTGGTCATCAAACACCCAGAGCTGACTAAGCCAATGTCTGTGGGGACCACTGCCACACCATCAATGCGCTGCCCTTCCATGTCCTTGCCTTCATCCTCATCCTCGTCCTTTGACCCTGCTGACCGCCTCTCACCATTCCTGGCCACTCGGCACTTCAACCTGCCCTCCAAGACTGAGTCCATGTTCATGGCAGGGGGCAATGACTGCCTCATCATAG GCGGAGGGAGCGGCCAGGCTCTCTACATCGACGGGGACCTGAACCGGGGCCGCACGGGCCACTGTGACACTTTCAACAACCAGCCCCTCTGCTCTGAGAACTTCCTCATCGCTGCTGTGGAGGCCTGGGGCTTCCAGGATCCCGACATCCAATGA
- the NTN3 gene encoding netrin-3: MPSWSWGLLLTAGTILAALSPGPLVPADPCHDEGGAPRRCVPGLVNAALGREVLASSTCGWPPTQACDFSDPRRAHPAAFLTLAGGTTNPACWRSDWLTKAPLNVTLTVPLGKTFELVFVSLRFCSTPPTSVALLKSQDHGRSWVPLGFFSSCCGLDYGRMPAPASGPAGPGPEALCFLEPQTQPDGGGLLAFSVQDSSPPGLDLDSSPVLQDWVTATDIQIVLTRPAMLGDTRNSEAMAPYSYSATELQVGGRCKCNGHASRCLLDTQGHLICDCRHGTEGPDCGRCKPFYCDRPWQRATAREAHACLACSCNGHARRCRFNMELYRLSGRRSGGVCLNCRHNTAGRHCHYCREGFYRDPGRAPSDRRACRACDCHPVGAAGKTCNQTTGQCPCKDGVTGLTCNRCAPGFQQSRSPVAPCVKTPVPGPTEESSPVEPQDCNLHCKSTRGSYRISLKKFCRKDYAVQVAVGAHGEARGLWTRFPVAVLAVFRSGEERARRGSSALWVPARDAACGCPRLLPGRRYLLLGGGPGTVVADPGGRGSGLSAARGSLVLPWRDAWTRRLRRLQRRERRGRCGVA; the protein is encoded by the exons ATGCCCAGCTGGTCCTGGGGGCTGCTGCTGACCGCGGGCACGATCTTGGCTGCGCTGAGCCCGGGGCCGCTCGTTCCCGCGGACCCCTGCCATGACGAGGGGGGCGCGCCCCGACGCTGCGTACCTGGCCTGGTGAATGCCGCCTTGGGGCGTGAGGTGCTGGCGTCCAGCACGTGCGGGTGGCCACCCACGCAAGCCTGCGACTTCTCCGACCCGCGGCGGGCACACCCCGCGGCCTTCCTGACCTTGGCAGGGGGCACCACAAACCCTGCGTGCTGGCGCTCCGACTGGCTGACGAAGGCGCCCCTCAACGTGACCCTCACAGTACCCCTGGGCAAAACTTTTGAGCTGGTGTTTGTTAGCTTGCGCTTCTGCTCCACGCCCCCCACTTCAGTGGCCCTGCTCAAGTCCCAGGACCATGGCCGCAGCTGGGTCCCACTGggcttcttctcctcctgctgtGGTCTGGACTATGGGCGCATGCCTGCCCCTGCCAGTGGCCCAGCTGGCCCCGGGCCTGAAGCTCTGTGCTTCCTTGAGCCCCAGACCCAGCCTGATGGTGGTGGTCTTCTGGCCTTCAGTGTGCAGGACAGTAGCCCACCAGGCTTGGATCTGGACAGCAGCCCAGTGCTTCAAGACTGGGTGACCGCCACGGACATTCAAATAGTGCTCACAAGGCCTGCCATGCTGGGGGACACCAGGAACTCTGAGGCCATGGCCCCTTACTCTTACTCAGCCACTGAGCTCCAGGTGGGCGGGCGCTGCAAGTGCAATGGGCATGCCTCAAGGTGCTTGCTGGACACCCAGGGCCACCTGATCTGCGACTGCCGGCATGGCACCGAGGGCCCTGACTGTGGCCGCTGCAAGCCCTTCTACTGCGACAGGCCGTGGCAGCGGGCCACAGCCCGGGAAGCCCACGCCTGCCTTG CTTGCTCCTGCAATGGCCATGCCCGCCGCTGCCGCTTCAACATGGAGCTGTACCGACTGTCCGGCCGCCGCAGTGGTGGTGTCTGCCTCAACTGCCGGCACAATACTGCTGGCCGCCACTGCCACTACTGCCGGGAGGGCTTCTATCGCGACCCAGGCCGTGCACCAAGTGACCGTCGCGCTTGCAGGG CCTGTGACTGTCACCCTGTTGGTGCTGCTGGCAAAACCTGCAACCAGACCACAGGACAGTGTCCCTGCAAGGATGGTGTCACTGGCCTCACCTGTAATCGCTGCGCCCCTGGCTTCCAGCAGAGTCGCTCACCAGTGGCACCCTGTGTTA AGACTCCTGTCCCTGGACCCACTGAGGAGAGTAGCCCAGTGGAGCCCCAGG ACTGCAACTTGCACTGCAAATCCACCCGTGGCAGCTACCGCATCAGCCTGAAAAAGTTCTGCAGGAAAGATTATG CTGTGCAGGTGGCTGTGGGTGCCCACGGCGAGGCACGTGGATTGTGGACGCGCTTCCCAGTGGCGGTGCTCGCAGTGTTCCGGAGCGGCGAGGAGCGCGCACGGCGCGGGAGCAGCGCACTGTGGGTGCCGGCACGGGATGCTGCCTGTGGCTGCCCACGCTTATTACCTGGGCGCCGCTACTTGCTGCTGGGGGGCGGGCCAGGGACCGTAGTCGCGGATCCAGGAGGCCGAGGTTCCGGGCTCAGCGCCGCCCGCGGGAGCCTCGTGCTGCCCTGGCGCGATGCGTGGACGCGCCGCCTTCGGAGGCTGCAGCGGCGCGAGCGGCGGGGGCGCTGCGGGGTGGCCTGA
- the TBC1D24 gene encoding TBC1 domain family member 24 isoform X1: protein MYSEGYNCFVDRDKMDTAIRDLGPKELSCTDLQELKQLARQGYWAQSHSLRGRVYQRLIRDIPCRTVTPDASVYSDIVGKIVGKHSNSSLPLPEFVDNTQVPSYCLNTRGEDAVRKILLCIANQFPDISFCPALPAVVALLLHYSIDEAECFEKACRILACNDPSKKLIDQSFLAFESSCMTFGDLVNKYCQAAHKLMVAVSEDVLQVYSDWQRWLFGELPLNYFARVFDVFLVEGYKVLYRVALAILKFFHKVRAGQPLESDNVKQDIRTFVKDIANTVSPEKLLEKAFAIRLFSRKEIQLLHMANEKALKQKGITVKQKSVSLSKRQFVHLAVHAENFYSDIVSVKEMRDIWSWIPERFALCQPLLLFSSLQHGYSLTRFYLQCEGHEPTLLLIKTTQKEVCGAYLSTDWRERNKFGGKLGFFGTGECFVFRLQPEVQRYEWVVIKHPELTKPMSVGTTATPSMRCPSMSLPSSSSSSFDPADRLSPFLATRHFNLPSKTESMFMAGGNDCLIIGGGSGQALYIDGDLNRGRTGHCDTFNNQPLCSENFLIAAVEAWGFQDPDIQ from the exons ATGTACTCCGAGGGGTACAACTGCTTTGTGGACAGAGATAAGATGGACACTGCTATCCGGGACCTGGGACCCAAGGAACTGAGCTGCACTGACCTGCAAGAGCTAAAGCAGCTGGCGCGCCAGGGTTACTGGGCCCAAAGCCACTCTCTGCGGGGGAGGGTGTACCAGCGCCTGATCCGGGACATCCCCTGCCGCACGGTCACACCTGATGCCAGTGTGTACAGTGACATCGTGGGCAAGATCGTGGGCAAGCACAGCAACAGCAGCCTGCCCTTACCTGAGTTTGTGGACAACACACAGGTGCCCAGCTACTGCCTGAACACACGGGGTGAGGATGCTGTTCGAAAGATTCTGCTGTGCATCGCCAACCAATTCCCTGACATCTccttctgccctgccctgcccgcggTCGTGGCCCTGCTGCTGCACTACAGCATCGATGAGGCCGAGTGCTTCGAGAAGGCCTGCCGTATCCTGGCCTGCAACGACCCCAGCAAAAAGCTGATCGATCAGAGCTTTCTGGCCTTTGAGTCTTCCTGCATGACATTTGGGGACCTGGTAAACAAGTACTGCCAGGCAGCCCACAAGCTGATGGTGGCTGTGTCAGAGGATGTCCTACAGGTCTACTCGGACTGGCAGCGCTGGCTATTTGGAGAGCTGCCCCTCAACTATTTCGCTCGCGTCTTTGATGTCTTCCTGGTGGAAGGTTATAAGGTGTTGTACCGTGTTGCACTAGCCATCCTCAAGTTCTTCCACAAGGTGAGAGCTGGGCAGCCGCTCGAATCGGACAATGTGAAGCAGGACATTCGTACCTTCGTCAAGGACATCGCCAATACCGTGTCACCCGAGAAGCTGTTGGAGAAGGCATTCGCCATCCGCCTCTTCTCTCGGAAGGAGATCCAGCTCCTGCATATGGCCAACGAGAAGGCTCTGAAGCAGAAGGGCATCACCGTCAAACAGAAAAG TGTTTCACTTTCTAAAAG GCAGTTTGTGCACCTGGCTGTCCATGCAGAGAACTTCTACTCGGATATTGTCAGTGTGAAAGAGATGAGAGACATCTGGTCATGGATCCCTGAGCGATTTGCCCTCTGTCAGCCCCTCCTGCTCTTCTCCTCACTGCAGCAtgggtacagcctgaccag GTTCTATCTCCAGTGTGAAGGACATGAGCCCACCCTCCTGCTCATTAAGACCACACAAAAGGAG GTTTGTGGAGCTTACCTGTCAACAgactggagagagagaaataagtttGGAGGCAAACTGGGCTTCTTTGGGACCGGAGAGTGCTTTGTGTTTAGG TTGCAGCCGGAGGTCCAGCGCTATGAGTGGGTGGTCATCAAACACCCAGAGCTGACTAAGCCAATGTCTGTGGGGACCACTGCCACACCATCAATGCGCTGCCCTTCCATGTCCTTGCCTTCATCCTCATCCTCGTCCTTTGACCCTGCTGACCGCCTCTCACCATTCCTGGCCACTCGGCACTTCAACCTGCCCTCCAAGACTGAGTCCATGTTCATGGCAGGGGGCAATGACTGCCTCATCATAG GCGGAGGGAGCGGCCAGGCTCTCTACATCGACGGGGACCTGAACCGGGGCCGCACGGGCCACTGTGACACTTTCAACAACCAGCCCCTCTGCTCTGAGAACTTCCTCATCGCTGCTGTGGAGGCCTGGGGCTTCCAGGATCCCGACATCCAATGA
- the TBC1D24 gene encoding TBC1 domain family member 24 isoform X3 encodes MYSEGYNCFVDRDKMDTAIRDLGPKELSCTDLQELKQLARQGYWAQSHSLRGRVYQRLIRDIPCRTVTPDASVYSDIVGKIVGKHSNSSLPLPEFVDNTQVPSYCLNTRGEDAVRKILLCIANQFPDISFCPALPAVVALLLHYSIDEAECFEKACRILACNDPSKKLIDQSFLAFESSCMTFGDLVNKYCQAAHKLMVAVSEDVLQVYSDWQRWLFGELPLNYFARVFDVFLVEGYKVLYRVALAILKFFHKVRAGQPLESDNVKQDIRTFVKDIANTVSPEKLLEKAFAIRLFSRKEIQLLHMANEKALKQKGITVKQKSVSLSKRQFVHLAVHAENFYSDIVSVKEMRDIWSWIPERFALCQPLLLFSSLQHGYSLTRFYLQCEGHEPTLLLIKTTQKEVCGAYLSTDWRERNKFGGKLGFFGTGECFVFRSLKLLRGLAYLRLEKTPRVAL; translated from the exons ATGTACTCCGAGGGGTACAACTGCTTTGTGGACAGAGATAAGATGGACACTGCTATCCGGGACCTGGGACCCAAGGAACTGAGCTGCACTGACCTGCAAGAGCTAAAGCAGCTGGCGCGCCAGGGTTACTGGGCCCAAAGCCACTCTCTGCGGGGGAGGGTGTACCAGCGCCTGATCCGGGACATCCCCTGCCGCACGGTCACACCTGATGCCAGTGTGTACAGTGACATCGTGGGCAAGATCGTGGGCAAGCACAGCAACAGCAGCCTGCCCTTACCTGAGTTTGTGGACAACACACAGGTGCCCAGCTACTGCCTGAACACACGGGGTGAGGATGCTGTTCGAAAGATTCTGCTGTGCATCGCCAACCAATTCCCTGACATCTccttctgccctgccctgcccgcggTCGTGGCCCTGCTGCTGCACTACAGCATCGATGAGGCCGAGTGCTTCGAGAAGGCCTGCCGTATCCTGGCCTGCAACGACCCCAGCAAAAAGCTGATCGATCAGAGCTTTCTGGCCTTTGAGTCTTCCTGCATGACATTTGGGGACCTGGTAAACAAGTACTGCCAGGCAGCCCACAAGCTGATGGTGGCTGTGTCAGAGGATGTCCTACAGGTCTACTCGGACTGGCAGCGCTGGCTATTTGGAGAGCTGCCCCTCAACTATTTCGCTCGCGTCTTTGATGTCTTCCTGGTGGAAGGTTATAAGGTGTTGTACCGTGTTGCACTAGCCATCCTCAAGTTCTTCCACAAGGTGAGAGCTGGGCAGCCGCTCGAATCGGACAATGTGAAGCAGGACATTCGTACCTTCGTCAAGGACATCGCCAATACCGTGTCACCCGAGAAGCTGTTGGAGAAGGCATTCGCCATCCGCCTCTTCTCTCGGAAGGAGATCCAGCTCCTGCATATGGCCAACGAGAAGGCTCTGAAGCAGAAGGGCATCACCGTCAAACAGAAAAG TGTTTCACTTTCTAAAAG GCAGTTTGTGCACCTGGCTGTCCATGCAGAGAACTTCTACTCGGATATTGTCAGTGTGAAAGAGATGAGAGACATCTGGTCATGGATCCCTGAGCGATTTGCCCTCTGTCAGCCCCTCCTGCTCTTCTCCTCACTGCAGCAtgggtacagcctgaccag GTTCTATCTCCAGTGTGAAGGACATGAGCCCACCCTCCTGCTCATTAAGACCACACAAAAGGAG GTTTGTGGAGCTTACCTGTCAACAgactggagagagagaaataagtttGGAGGCAAACTGGGCTTCTTTGGGACCGGAGAGTGCTTTGTGTTTAGG AGTCTGAAGCTTCTGCGGGGCCTCGCGTATTTACGCCTGGAGAAGACTCCCAGGGTGGCCCTCTGA